In Amaranthus tricolor cultivar Red isolate AtriRed21 chromosome 5, ASM2621246v1, whole genome shotgun sequence, a genomic segment contains:
- the LOC130812876 gene encoding cell wall / vacuolar inhibitor of fructosidase 1-like, which translates to MRNLNPLQSFLFFTITITSLAILNPLTLANSPRTTNNLVTITCKQTPDPALCQSALGSDPRSSKATDTQSLILIMVDVVKTRFSDSLHYVEDLTRKTHDRVTIKGLQQCIQLYRVVVDTSIDLAKRAVQQGDPKFGEEAMVDAGNEAEACRMGFPEGKVPGQITGRTQMLHGVSNVAASMIKTLE; encoded by the coding sequence ATGAGAAATCTCAACCCATTACAATCTTTTCTCTTCTTTACAATTACAATTACTTCCCTTGCAATACTGAATCCCCTTACCTTAGCAAACTCCCCAAGAACTACAAACAACCTCGTGACAATCACGTGCAAACAAACACCCGACCCGGCCCTCTGCCAATCCGCTCTCGGATCCGACCCACGAAGCTCCAAAGCCACCGATACCCAATCACTAATCCTCATCATGGTAGACGTGGTAAAAACCCGTTTCTCCGATTCGCTTCATTACGTTGAGGACTTGACCCGGAAGACCCACGATCGGGTTACGATCAAGGGTCTTCAACAGTGTATCCAACTCTACCGGGTTGTGGTGGATACAAGTATAGATTTAGCAAAGAGAGCTGTACAGCAAGGAGACCCTAAGTTTGGGGAAGAAGCTATGGTAGATGCGGGTAATGAGGCGGAAGCTTGTAGGATGGGGTTTCCAGAAGGTAAGGTTCCGGGTCAGATCACGGGTCGGACTCAGATGCTCCATGGGGTTTCTAATGTGGCTGCTTCCATGATTAAGACCTTAGAGTGA
- the LOC130813182 gene encoding cell wall / vacuolar inhibitor of fructosidase 1-like: MKRTLNTNPLLRLLILFNILTLSIPIYFRTTTTDLITATCNQTPDPNLCQAVLGSDPRSSETETIEGLILIMVDVVKTGFSDSLQYVKELSKKARDPDIIPALQECIWVYKVVVETSVELAVKAVKQGVPKFGEKAMADAGMEAQLCMMGFPEGKVPGRIMGWTRMLQGVCNVAASMIKILE; the protein is encoded by the coding sequence ATGAAAAGAACTCTAAACACTAACCCTTTACTACGTCTCCTTATTCTCTTCAACATCCTTACACTATCCATCCCCATATACTTTCGTACGACCACCACCGACCTCATAACCGCAACATGTAACCAAACACCCGATCCCAATCTCTGCCAAGCCGTGCTCGGGTCCGATCCTCGATCCTCGGAAACCGAAACCATCGAAGGACTGATTTTGATCATGGTGGACGTGGTTAAAACCGGGTTTTCGGATTCTCTTCAATATGTAAAGGAATTAAGCAAAAAGGCCCGAGACCCGGACATAATCCCAGCCTTACAGGAGTGTATATGGGTTTACAAAGTGGTGGTGGAAACAAGTGTTGAATTAGCAGTAAAAGCAGTGAAACAAGGAGTACCAAAGTTCGGAGAAAAAGCTATGGCGGATGCTGGTATGGAGGCCCAACTGTGTATGATGGGCTTCCCGGAAGGTAAGGTTCCGGGTCGGATCATGGGTTGGACCCGGATGCTACAGGGAGTTTGTAATGTAGCTGCTTCTATGATTAAGATTTTAGAGTGA